Proteins from a genomic interval of Actinoalloteichus hymeniacidonis:
- a CDS encoding dTMP kinase, protein MSRLIVIEGIDGAGKRTLADRLRTGLAARGASVGMGAFPRYDQDVHADLVRDGLHGKLGPLGDSVYGMAVLYALDRRAGAVELRAALRANDVVLIDRYIASNAAYGSARLHEPVDGEFVTWVHDLEVDRFGLPRPDLQVLLSVPTETAAARAVHRENTEADRQRDLFESDGGLQDRCAARYAELAAASWLSPWVSLDGALPVDVDGLVDVVLS, encoded by the coding sequence GTGAGTCGCTTGATCGTGATCGAGGGCATCGACGGCGCCGGGAAACGGACCCTGGCCGACCGATTGCGCACCGGGCTTGCCGCTCGGGGCGCATCGGTCGGCATGGGCGCATTCCCGCGCTATGACCAGGACGTACACGCTGATCTCGTCCGGGACGGGTTGCACGGCAAACTGGGCCCACTGGGCGACTCGGTCTACGGAATGGCGGTCCTCTACGCCCTGGATCGCCGGGCGGGGGCCGTGGAGTTGCGTGCGGCGCTGCGGGCCAACGACGTGGTCCTCATCGACCGGTATATCGCCTCGAACGCCGCCTATGGCTCGGCGCGACTGCACGAGCCGGTCGACGGCGAGTTCGTGACCTGGGTGCACGATCTGGAGGTCGATCGATTCGGCCTGCCAAGACCCGACCTACAGGTACTGCTCTCGGTACCGACCGAGACGGCCGCAGCCCGTGCCGTCCATCGTGAGAACACCGAGGCCGACCGGCAGCGGGATCTCTTCGAATCCGATGGCGGTCTCCAGGACCGCTGCGCCGCGCGCTATGCGGAGTTGGCCGCCGCATCGTGGCTGTCGCCCTGGGTTTCGCTCGACGGCGCGCTGCCGGTGGACGTGGACGGGCTGGTGGATGTCGTACTCAGCTGA
- the mtrA gene encoding MtrAB system response regulator MtrA, protein MKSRVLVVDDDPALAEMLTIVLRGEGFETAVVGDGARAMPAMRELKPDLVLLDLMLPGMNGIDVCKAIRSESGVPIVMLTAKTDTVDVVLGLESGADDYVVKPFKPKELVARIRARLRRTEAEPAETLGIGDLTIDVPGHEVTREGRPIQLTPLEFDLLVALARKPRQVFTREVLLEQVWGYRHAADTRLVNVHVQRLRSKVERDPEHPEVVLTVRGVGYKAGPP, encoded by the coding sequence ATGAAGTCGCGTGTATTGGTGGTGGACGACGACCCGGCGTTGGCGGAGATGCTCACCATCGTCCTTCGGGGTGAGGGCTTCGAGACCGCGGTCGTGGGGGACGGGGCACGCGCAATGCCCGCCATGCGCGAGTTGAAGCCCGACCTCGTTCTGCTGGACTTGATGCTGCCGGGGATGAACGGCATCGATGTCTGCAAGGCGATCCGCTCGGAGTCGGGTGTCCCGATCGTGATGCTCACCGCGAAGACCGACACGGTCGACGTGGTGCTGGGCCTCGAATCGGGTGCCGACGACTACGTCGTCAAACCGTTCAAACCGAAAGAGCTGGTGGCACGGATCCGGGCGCGCCTGCGCCGGACCGAGGCCGAGCCTGCCGAGACACTGGGCATCGGCGATCTGACCATCGACGTGCCAGGGCACGAGGTGACCAGGGAGGGCAGGCCGATCCAGCTGACTCCGCTGGAGTTCGATCTGCTGGTCGCGCTGGCCCGCAAGCCCCGACAGGTGTTCACCAGAGAGGTACTGCTCGAGCAGGTGTGGGGTTATCGCCACGCCGCCGACACCCGGCTGGTGAACGTCCACGTGCAGCGGTTGCGTTCGAAGGTCGAGCGGGACCCGGAGCACCCGGAGGTCGTGCTCACGGTGCGTGGCGTCGGGTACAAGGCCGGTCCGCCGTGA
- the mtrB gene encoding MtrAB system histidine kinase MtrB, whose amino-acid sequence MVRWFLRTRRLARRRFAAFATLWRRSLQLRVVISTLALSSAVVFVLGMVLQAEITNRLLEGKRTAVQTQAYSSRDTVERLLVNVNPNRDDFEVSLSSTLNDLSSSDSTEDSTRPRAGVFEPVIIDGHGPARWEDDQIAVGRYEDVPQELRTQVEDGALSYQITTVVREHQAVRMLVIGIPVQTTNRYVQLYQLYPLTNEEQTIGVVQSTLILGGLAIVLLLAGVTNLVTRQVVRPVRQAAVVAERFAEGDLDDRMRVVGEDEVARLAESFNEMAASLQDQIHRLEEFGTLQRRFTSDVSHELRTPLTTVRMAADVLHASRDQFPMGLARSTELLVNELDRFESLLGDLLEISRHDAGVVDISAETVDLRSSVENALEAVRGLSTNVGASIEVNLPPHPVLTEIDSRRIERVLRNLLANAVDHCEGNPVVVTLAADRNAAAITVLDRGVGLRPGEEELVFNRFWRADPSRNRRTGGTGLGLAISLEDARLHGGMLDAWGEVGVGACFRLTLPRRIGEEVNGSPLPLPPIVEGRSIATEVEQTPPESTVGDSVADALRWQAADEETESSAQPPADPLHSAPTPPDEPDRQREADGWDDGRTTALGEGDSRS is encoded by the coding sequence ATGGTTCGGTGGTTCCTGCGGACCCGACGGCTGGCTAGAAGACGGTTCGCCGCCTTCGCCACGCTGTGGCGGCGCTCCTTGCAACTACGCGTGGTGATCAGCACCCTGGCGTTGTCCTCGGCGGTGGTGTTCGTCCTCGGGATGGTCCTGCAGGCCGAGATCACCAACCGGCTGTTGGAGGGCAAGCGCACCGCAGTACAGACCCAGGCGTACTCGAGCCGGGACACCGTCGAGCGGTTGCTGGTCAACGTCAACCCCAACCGCGATGACTTCGAGGTCTCGCTCAGCAGCACGCTCAACGACCTGAGCAGCAGCGACTCCACCGAGGACTCCACCCGGCCGCGAGCGGGTGTGTTCGAACCCGTCATCATCGACGGCCACGGCCCCGCCCGCTGGGAGGACGACCAGATCGCGGTCGGCCGATACGAGGATGTCCCCCAGGAACTGCGCACCCAGGTCGAGGACGGCGCACTCAGCTACCAGATCACCACCGTGGTGCGGGAGCACCAGGCGGTCCGGATGCTGGTCATCGGCATCCCGGTGCAGACCACGAACCGCTACGTCCAGCTCTATCAGCTCTATCCGCTGACCAACGAGGAGCAGACGATCGGGGTGGTGCAGAGCACCCTCATCCTCGGCGGACTCGCCATCGTGTTGCTGCTGGCCGGGGTGACGAACCTCGTCACCAGACAGGTGGTCCGGCCGGTGCGGCAGGCCGCCGTGGTCGCGGAGCGCTTCGCCGAGGGCGATCTGGACGACCGGATGCGGGTGGTCGGCGAGGACGAGGTTGCCAGGCTCGCCGAGTCCTTCAACGAGATGGCCGCGAGTCTGCAGGACCAGATCCACCGGCTGGAGGAGTTCGGCACCCTGCAACGCCGATTCACCTCCGACGTCTCCCACGAGCTGCGGACGCCGCTGACCACGGTGCGGATGGCGGCCGACGTGCTGCACGCCTCACGGGACCAGTTCCCGATGGGCTTGGCCCGCTCGACCGAATTGCTGGTCAACGAGCTGGACCGGTTCGAATCGCTGCTCGGCGATCTGCTGGAGATCAGCAGACACGATGCGGGCGTGGTGGACATCAGCGCCGAGACGGTCGACCTTCGATCCTCGGTCGAGAACGCGCTGGAAGCCGTTCGCGGCCTGTCGACCAATGTCGGCGCCTCCATCGAGGTCAACCTGCCCCCGCATCCGGTGCTGACCGAGATCGACTCACGTCGCATCGAACGGGTACTGCGGAACCTGCTGGCCAACGCCGTGGATCACTGCGAGGGCAACCCGGTCGTGGTGACGCTGGCCGCGGACCGCAATGCCGCCGCGATCACCGTGCTGGACCGGGGCGTCGGACTGCGGCCCGGCGAGGAGGAATTGGTGTTCAACCGCTTCTGGCGGGCCGATCCCTCCCGGAACCGACGTACCGGCGGCACCGGCCTCGGGCTGGCCATCAGCCTGGAGGACGCCAGGCTGCACGGCGGGATGTTGGATGCCTGGGGCGAGGTCGGGGTCGGTGCCTGCTTCCGGTTGACCCTGCCGCGCCGCATCGGCGAAGAGGTCAACGGCAGTCCGCTGCCGCTGCCACCGATCGTCGAGGGGCGTTCTATCGCCACCGAGGTCGAGCAGACGCCGCCGGAAAGCACCGTTGGGGACTCGGTCGCGGACGCCCTACGCTGGCAGGCGGCCGATGAGGAGACCGAATCGTCCGCGCAGCCCCCGGCCGATCCACTGCATTCGGCGCCGACACCTCCGGACGAGCCCGATCGACAACGGGAGGCCGACGGATGGGACGACGGCCGCACCACGGCACTCGGCGAGGGGGATTCGAGATCATGA